One segment of Bradyrhizobium sp. CB2312 DNA contains the following:
- a CDS encoding HlyD family type I secretion periplasmic adaptor subunit, with product MRSASTVPARKPEQTVVPFRNANTRRAEEIAFLPAALEITETPPSPIGRAIAIVLMLLVCAALAWSAWGTIDIVASATGKVVSSGRSKVVQPFETGVVRAIRVQDGQAVKSGDVLIELDPTVNAAERDRLHDDLMAERLNIVRLRAALMAGEDASVDLVAPADADPVLVTTQRQLLASQVGEHRAKLAALARQEAQKDAEHQTIAATIHKLDALLPVTQQRVDIRKTLMEKEIGSKLTYYETLQLQIEQQEELRVQNSRLKEAESAVAAIRETRTQAVAEYRKSISDELAKSEQKANSVARDLIKAEQRTSLQQLTSPVDGVVQQLAVHTVGGVVTPAQSLLVIVPSDTRLEVEAMISNRDIGFVEAGQGAAIKIDTFNFTRYGLLEGRVLSVSQDAIIRDRPPERGDRALGQQHDSSEPTGQELSYSARISLDRTQMQVDDRLVSLSPGMAVTVEIRTGSRTILSYLLSPLQRYRHEIMRER from the coding sequence ATGAGGTCGGCTAGCACCGTGCCGGCCCGAAAGCCGGAACAGACCGTCGTTCCCTTCAGGAACGCAAATACCCGGCGCGCCGAGGAAATCGCGTTCCTGCCGGCGGCGCTGGAGATCACCGAGACACCGCCGTCGCCGATCGGCCGCGCCATCGCGATCGTCCTGATGCTTCTGGTCTGCGCGGCGCTGGCGTGGTCCGCCTGGGGCACGATCGACATCGTGGCGTCCGCGACCGGGAAGGTCGTGTCGAGCGGGCGCAGCAAGGTGGTCCAGCCGTTCGAGACCGGCGTGGTACGTGCGATCCGCGTGCAGGACGGGCAGGCGGTCAAATCCGGCGACGTGCTGATCGAGCTCGATCCAACTGTGAATGCCGCCGAGCGCGATCGCCTGCATGACGATCTCATGGCCGAGCGTCTCAATATCGTGCGTCTCCGCGCCGCGCTGATGGCTGGCGAAGATGCTTCGGTTGATCTCGTTGCACCCGCGGATGCCGACCCCGTGCTGGTGACGACGCAGCGGCAGTTGCTCGCGAGCCAGGTCGGCGAGCATCGTGCCAAGCTCGCGGCGCTTGCGCGCCAGGAGGCGCAGAAGGACGCCGAGCATCAGACCATTGCGGCGACGATCCACAAGCTCGATGCGTTGCTCCCGGTCACGCAGCAGCGCGTCGATATCCGCAAGACGCTGATGGAGAAGGAGATCGGCTCGAAGTTGACCTATTACGAGACGCTTCAGCTTCAGATCGAGCAGCAGGAGGAGCTTCGCGTCCAGAACAGCCGCTTGAAGGAAGCAGAGTCCGCCGTCGCCGCGATCCGCGAGACCCGCACGCAAGCTGTGGCCGAGTACAGGAAGAGCATCTCCGACGAGCTCGCCAAGAGCGAGCAGAAGGCCAATAGCGTTGCGCGCGACCTGATCAAGGCGGAGCAGCGGACCAGCTTGCAGCAACTGACGTCACCGGTTGACGGTGTCGTGCAGCAGCTAGCTGTCCACACCGTCGGCGGTGTGGTCACGCCAGCGCAATCGCTGCTGGTGATCGTGCCGTCGGATACGCGCCTAGAGGTCGAGGCAATGATCTCCAATCGCGACATCGGCTTCGTCGAGGCCGGGCAGGGCGCCGCGATCAAGATCGACACCTTCAATTTCACCCGCTACGGCCTGCTGGAAGGCCGCGTGCTGAGTGTCTCGCAGGACGCCATCATCCGCGACCGCCCGCCGGAGCGCGGCGACCGCGCGCTCGGGCAGCAGCATGACAGCAGCGAGCCCACCGGGCAGGAGCTCAGCTACAGCGCCCGCATCTCGCTCGATCGCACCCAGATGCAGGTGGACGACCGCCTCGTCAGCCTGTCGCCGGGAATGGCCGTGACGGTGGAAATCCGGACCGGCTCACGCACCATACTCAGTTACCTTTTGTCGCCATTGCAGCGCTACCGGCACGAGATCATGCGGGAACGCTAG